A window from Montipora capricornis isolate CH-2021 chromosome 7, ASM3666992v2, whole genome shotgun sequence encodes these proteins:
- the LOC138058096 gene encoding uncharacterized protein: MAPFRWPEARHELALAKEVAQHNPEKPDEWEAVARRLGKAFSTDSCTVELKGRGCREKMDRILTKYKDEDMKGLKRSGTEEEFTEIQQLCEDILVYRRDMIEMRKIEKESRKKREQEDKRKGEEMRQAAIERLAS, from the exons ATGGCTCCATTTCGTTGGCCAGAGGCTCGACACGAGTTGGCTCTTGCCAAGGAAGTTGCTCAACACAACCCCGAGAAACCTGATGAGTGGGAAGCAGTGGCTAGGAGACTCGGCAAAGCATTTTCTACGGACTCTTGTACTGTCGAGCTTAAGGGAAGAGGCTGCCGTGAAAAAATGGATCGGATTTTAACCAAGTACAAAGACGAAGACATGAAAGGTTTAAAGAG ATCAGGCACAGAGGAAGAATTCACTGAGATACAGCAGTTATGTGAGGATATCCTAGTATATAGAAGAGATATGATAGAGATGCGCAAGATAGAAAAGGAATCAAGAAAGAAAAGGGAGCAGGAAGATAAAAGGAAAGGGGAGGAGATGCGGCAGGCAGCTATAGAAAGACTAGCAAGTTAA